The Desmodus rotundus isolate HL8 chromosome 3, HLdesRot8A.1, whole genome shotgun sequence genome includes a region encoding these proteins:
- the SUSD3 gene encoding sushi domain-containing protein 3, with protein sequence MCTQVQPPKRGTLQVLHGDGTSVGTVIVFYCPSGHQMVGSGLLTCTWKGSIAEWSSGTPVCKSVTVHETFGFRVAVIASIISCSIILLMSMAFLTCCLLKCVKRTKQQHLDRTAQLWLQLREILVKVPERWLV encoded by the exons ATGTGCACCCAAGTGCAGCCACCCAAAAGGGGTACCCTGCAAGTTCTTCATGGTGATGGCACTTCAGTGGGGACTGTAATCGTATTCTACTGCCCCTCAGGCCACCAGATGGTGGGGTCCGGCCTCCTCACCTGTACCTGGAAGGGGAGCATCGCTGAGTGGTCTTCAGGGACCCCTGTGTGCAAGT CTGTGACAGTTCATGAGACCTTTGGCTTCAGGGTGGCTGTGATCGCCTCCatcatcagctgctccatcatcCTGCTCATGTCCATGGCCTTCCTTACCTGTTGCCTCCTAAAGTGTGTGAAGAGGACCAAGCAGCAGCACCTTGACAG AACTGCCCAGCTGTGGCTCCAGCTGAGAG